The DNA segment CAAAGCTAACATTTCCTACCTTTTCGTTCATACCAAACTGCACGATCTGAGCATAGGCATTTTCTGTTATCTGTTCAAAATTATTGTCATAGTAAAtaaatcattcattttatttgcacgttaacaattatcttataataCCTTTTGTAAATCATCTCTAGCACCTGTTGTTATGCGaccaaaaaatatttcttccgaTACTCTACCTCCAAGTGTCATACACATTCGATCGAACAATTGTTCTTTCGAGTAAAGATATTGTTCACGTGGTAAGTATTGAGCATACCCTAATCCTTTTCCTCTTGGTATAATAGATACCTAAGTGATATGAAAATACTTATTAAGCTAATTGATAATCTTGGATAATGGTATAtaaacttgaaaaaaaaaaaaaaatacctttAAAAGCGGATCTGCATATTCCAAGAACCAACCTGCCACTGCATGACCAGCTTCATGATATGCAactgttctcttttcttccggTTGCAaaacatttgttttcttttccatacCAGCTACTACTCTTTCAATGGCTTGTTCGAAATGTGATAGTTgaatattatcattcatatctCTTGCTGCTATGAGAGCTGCTTCATTACAAACATTAGCTATATCAgctcctaaaaaaaaaagtttatttatatcattatttatatgaaattttatatatttcttatttttcatatttatatacctgTAAAACCAGGCGTCAAGGATGCCATTTTTCTTGCCAAGTCATCTTTGTTTAACAATGTTTTTAGACAGGCCAAGTGCACCTTAAATATGGAAGCACGTCCCTTGATGTCAGGTGCAGGAACATAAATTTGTCTATCGAATCTACCAGGTCTTAAAAGTGCCTTATCCAAAATATCCACTCGATTAGTTGCCGCTAAGACAACTACATTGGTTGTCGTGTTAAATCctgaaatgaagagaaaaaaattttaacaaaaaatttattattattatttattccaaTAGAGATTGGAGAGAGATTTTTACCATCCATTTCCACTAAAAGTTGATTAAGTGTATTTTCTTGCTCTGAATGCCCACCAAAATTACGACCacctcttttccttcctaccgcatcgatttcatcgataaataaaatacatggTGCGTGTTTTCTTGCCATAGAAAACATATCTCTTACTCTAGAAGGTCCAACACCTACAAACATTTCTAAAAATTCTGAACCTGACACGGAAATGAATGGAACGTCTGCTTCACCGGCCGTTGCTTTAGCAAGCAATGTTTTTCCTGTTCCAGGAGGAcctaaaaaataatcaacagattatacatacatgcgtTTTCTCAtcggtattgttattaatttgcatttgtattaatatttatatacctgTCAACATAGCTCCTTTTGGGATTTTCGCCCCAAGATCTATATATTGTTTtggatttttcaaaaaatttacaaattccATAATTTCAATCTTTGCTTCTTCGCATCCAGCCACGTCTCTACATTTAAATAAcgcatatataaaatctaatttatCGCTATAGAGTATAGCAAATTTACACATAATCAGGAATAACAAATTACTTAAATCGAACGTCAATAtcttttgaattaattaattttgcgGTTGATTCCATAACGCCACCAAATAATCCTCTCCTTCTACCACCTTTTCCACTTATTGCTTCCATTGAACGTCGCAGCATGTATATAGCTAGccctataaaattatttaatagattaaaattaactgtaaataatttattttaaaataacaattaataactttaataagtaccaaagaaaaataattgcacTAAATATGTCAGTATAGTCGATGCTTCTACCTCAGATTTGTATACAACGGGAACATCATTTTCAGGTTctatatttaattctatttgaatattttctaaatttctttcaaaagttTCAGTGCTTCCAATATTGAACCATAATGTAGTCTAGAAAGTGTAAATTGTAAATCAACTTGTTTGTATTATACCAGCGAATTAAATGATGCAATAgttaatacattataatatactaAGCAATATAATGAATGAATTGTTAAAACTTACATATCCATCTATGCTATGGCCAGGAAAAAGTTTGActctaacaaattttttatttacaacttCCAATTTTTCTACCATTCCTTTACTTAAGTAGCTGAAatttaagaggaaaaaaaacaaaaaaaaaaaaaaaaaaagaaaaaaagagagagaaccgtATATGTCaaaaaatacatttcaaatataattagaattttatGTTAACAAATATAGATTACTTACTTGTGGACAAATTCTCTCCATGTAACTTGTCGAGAATATATATCTTCtgagaataaatagaaaaacgcGGATATAGTTGCTAAAAAAAGCAATCCCCACcatgtatatttatcataatcgcCAAACGATTTGCCTCCTTGCCCTTGCTGCCAATTTGTACCAAAAATCTTAGATGTCCAATTGGTCTCAGAACCTTTAGGACTAGATGACGATTGTTTACTGGATTGAGCATCTTTATTTGATGTGCTCTCTGAT comes from the Vespa crabro chromosome 14, iyVesCrab1.2, whole genome shotgun sequence genome and includes:
- the LOC124429029 gene encoding AFG3-like protein 2, yielding MASQLLLSAKRLEKILLVSVQKGHFDTFQLKRQLSFLKKCYTMPVFEELQQQWRLLCMQSPKGFEKFFKRGGAKPNKVDEQTDKKSESTSNKDAQSSKQSSSSPKGSETNWTSKIFGTNWQQGQGGKSFGDYDKYTWWGLLFLATISAFFYLFSEDIYSRQVTWREFVHNYLSKGMVEKLEVVNKKFVRVKLFPGHSIDGYTTLWFNIGSTETFERNLENIQIELNIEPENDVPVVYKSEVEASTILTYLVQLFFFGLAIYMLRRSMEAISGKGGRRRGLFGGVMESTAKLINSKDIDVRFKDVAGCEEAKIEIMEFVNFLKNPKQYIDLGAKIPKGAMLTGPPGTGKTLLAKATAGEADVPFISVSGSEFLEMFVGVGPSRVRDMFSMARKHAPCILFIDEIDAVGRKRGGRNFGGHSEQENTLNQLLVEMDGFNTTTNVVVLAATNRVDILDKALLRPGRFDRQIYVPAPDIKGRASIFKVHLACLKTLLNKDDLARKMASLTPGFTGADIANVCNEAALIAARDMNDNIQLSHFEQAIERVVAGMEKKTNVLQPEEKRTVAYHEAGHAVAGWFLEYADPLLKVSIIPRGKGLGYAQYLPREQYLYSKEQLFDRMCMTLGGRVSEEIFFGRITTGARDDLQKITENAYAQIVQFGMNEKVGNVSFERPQPGEATIDKPYSESTAQLIDSEVRQLIDSAHKRTRDLLTKHKEDVAKVAERLLKQEILNRDDMIELLGPRPFKEKSTYEEFVEGTGSFEEDTRLPEGLQEWNKSRTESDDKSESKESLPSNPPSKTPSTEATKNQP